The Nymphaea colorata isolate Beijing-Zhang1983 chromosome 7, ASM883128v2, whole genome shotgun sequence DNA window GTCACTTGAGAAAGGGCAAGCAACTAGCTATTCAATAGGCAACTCCTTgtcttttttgcaattttccACCTCCACATAGAAAGTTTCTTGCCTCAATTTCTCAACACTATGAACCAAAAACTTATGAAGAGACCTTTGGATATCCAAGTTGGGTTGAAGCTACgcaaacaaaaataacactATAAGAAGAGAATGGGACTTGGATCCTTGTACACTCTCCTGTAGATGTAAAGCCTATTGGTTGCCAGTGAGTATATCAAATTAAGTATAAGGCTAATGGTGAGGTGCACTTTGGCAAAATTGGTGACTATGAGGTGCTTACTTGCCATGGTGGCCAAGATGAATTGGTTGAGCTATCAGATGGATATTTTTAATGCATTCCTAAATGAAATTTGGAAGAGAATGTTTACATGGAACTACCATCTGGTTATAGAGAGAATGGTGAAATTAGGATATGTAAGCTTTGCAAGTCTTTCCATGGACTTTGTCAAGCACCCTCAAAATTGGTCCGCAAAGCTCTCAAGTGCCATGTTAGCCTATGGTTTCGAGTAGTTTAAGAATGATTACAACTTATTCACATACAAAAGAGGTAAGGTATTTATTGTGGTGTTAGCTTATGTGGATGACCTAATCATTGCAGGTGATGAAGATGACAAAATAAGTACTTTTAGGAGCTACTTAAGAAAgcaattcaaaatgaaagaccTTAGTCCTTTAAAGTATTTTCTCGGTATTGAACTGACCCACCTCAAGGAAGGCATCATTCTTTTGCAAAGCATGTATGTGATATCTTAGATGAGGTAGGTCTTCTAAATACTAAGCCATCACATATATCCATGGACAAAAACTGAATTTGCGATTAAGTGAGATAAATCTCATGCTAAAACCATCTATTTATCGATACTTTGTGGGTAGACTCATCTACTTCACTATAACATGTTTAGACATCACATTTTCAGTCCATTCTCTCAACAGATTTATGCAAAGACCCACTGGGGTACATTACAAGGCAGCTCTTAGATTACAGATACAAATATGCCGTCTTCACGCTCTAGTATGAAGGGGGTGTATTAAGAAACaaatacaaatatgtacatatgtgataTGATTATCTGCTCTATGCCCATGTCCCAAAAGGAGTTGGTTATTTTAtagtttgaaaaatgattcttttcctttttcctttgcaCGTGTAACAAAATCATTGAATTTGTATGGACATCTTTACAAATAACCATGCTGGTGTGTCAATAATGTCATCGCTAGGGTTTTCTTTCCTGCGGTAACCCACTCTCTCAGCCTCCCTGTTTTTGCTCTGCCacacttccttttttttgttggtgtCTCTGTTTCATaacagagcattgtggcttccCTGCGCTCTGATTTTAATTTGTACAGTCTTAGTAGGCCAGTGCCAGATGACCACATTAAAACTTTTGGTGTCCAGTTTATTTTCTCGTTCTGTTTTCCATGGGCTTTGGTTTCCTTACGAGTGACTCTGTTTCTAAGAGTGTGCGCCTGCAAATGTGTGGCAGTTGCGTGTGAATGTGAGTGGAAAAGTTAGCCTATGGTTATAAAGCCTTGTTAGGGAACCAAGACTGCGACATGCATCTTCGACCACATATTAGACGTCCCAATGTGAACCTCTAGTGATGCACTGCACTAATAGTACCTACCGGTAAGGATCTAGCCTGGCCCTTCCACTTGCTAATACATCAAATCACAATTTCATTCTTGATAACGGAAAGGCCAAACCTCATCCAATGGAATTGCTTTGTGAATTAAAGATGAAGTTTGATCGCTTGGGATATTTATAATCATACTTTTGCTAACAAAACAAATTCTCTCCTTCTGAAACAAAGCACCGAATGATTGATGCCCTTCTTCTCATACAGTTTGTCCAAAAGAAGATAGGAACCAGTGAGCACTTACAATTCATACAAGTCTATATCCTCTTAATTACATGACCACTTGCAACTTGTAATGTCACATCATGAGAAAATTACACCCACGCCAACACGTAGCTGGAAAATTAACGTCATTCAAGGATTGCGGTTCTGCGAGGAACGGGTAGCATTTGTGGATTGCTGCAATTGTTGGTAGAACGTCGCCATCTTATTATAGTAATGAAAATTCATAGACTgcataaaagcaaaaaagacaaaattaaaaagtgaTTAAATTACATACAGTAATAATTttaattgaaattaattattagcGCAAATGACCAGAGGAAATAAGAAAAGCTGACACAAGAATTAATGTGTTTGAAATTTGCTATTCACATTTGACATGCACCCTCTGAGAATATATGCTAGTtgacacaagaaaagaaaaaatggaaaatatatacCAACCATTACACTCAACTCCTCCTAACTTGCGCCCCACCAATCATATGGAAGGATGTTTCATGATAAGATCAAAAAAATTGTGGCTGTGATTGTTGTGACGGAGGATGAGAAAACAAGGCGTATGAGGGGATGTGGTGTTCCAGTATTTTGGTTGAATACCCGACATTTTTTCCTTCCTTATAAATAAACTAGACATCATCTAACTGCCGCCCCACCAATCATATGAAAGGGTGTTTCATGATAAGATCAAAAAAATTGTGGCTGTGGTTGTTGTGGCGGAGGATGAGAAAGCAAGGCGTATGAGGGGATGTGGTGTTCCTGTACTTTGGTCGAATACCCGACATTTTTTCCTCCCTTATAAATAAACTGGACATCATTGAGTGGAAGCCACCAAAACATGATTGCTTTGCTATTGGTTGGGACAGAACCGGACACaagaattttaagttttaatgcTTCCTACCACCTCTTAGGTACATCAGGTTATTTTGTTATTGAAGGAAAAGTTATTGGAACTACTCGATGGGTATGAAGAGTGTAACTGTTAAAGTGAAGCAAATTGAAGGCTACCGTCTTGGACACAAGCAAAGGTATTTGGGCCTTGAAAGGAGCACGCACATTGAATGATATATGAAAAAGGGTCTTTTCTCATTTATTGTTTGAATGATTTGTTGATTTGCTTAGATCAAGAGCATTTTGGTATAGAACATTGTTGGGcctctagattttttttttttgagagaacattaaatatataattaacaaattttcaattaatattGGGCAATGACCGGGGTTTCATGGAGCTGACCCATATAACTAACTCAGGTCTTTTTAAATTCAATAACTAAAATTAAGTTTTGGAATGGGTTCCATTTAACATACACCCTACCGAGACCCCCTACTTATCTCCGCCCCCTTGCTCTCAATCTCTACTGAGAGTTGAACAAACATTGGTATCCTTTGTGAGTTCTCTCCGTTGGTTGGTTACCTGGGCCTAGAGACTGGAAATGACTTCAAATTCGTGAGTTCTCTCCGTTGGTTGGTTACCTGGGCCTAGAGACTGGAAATGACTTCAAATTCGTGAGTTCTCTCCGTTGGTTGGTTACCTGGCCTAGAGACTGGAAATGACTTCAAATTCGTGAGTTCTCTCCGTTGGTTGGTTACCTGGGCCAGGAGCGCATAGTACGGATCCCCAGGAGGGCTTGAAGTTGATGACAGTATTGAATCCTGGTTGACAAGTGAGGGAGCAGAGGCAACCACCGCTTGTGGTGGTGCAATGAATGGTGGCGTCGCCGGCGGTGGCATGAGCCCCGCCAGAGGTGGCACTGGTGGTAATCCGACGGGAACCATGTCCATAAGTGGCATCGGCATGCCCATTCCCATAATTCCCATCATGTGCCCCATGAGAGGCAATTGCTGCTGCATGGTCATGGACGGTGTCATCATACCGGGCGTGCATGGGATGGCTCGTTGGTTCATCATGTGCAACTGCGATTTCAGTTGCTTCAAGTAGTCTATCACCTCGTCCAGCATTGATGCCTTATCAGTCTGCATGAACCAGTCACCGTTATgctgatgatgataatgatcaCAACAAATGTTGATGATTACATACAATAATGATCATGATGACAAAAGAAAGCAGATATGACGTCAAAGACTGAACAAGAGAGAAATGAGGGATATGAGTGCATTATACAcgaatgtttttcttcatgttcttaCTGCTTCAAACACATCATGTTATTTATGACGAGTCGGCAGTTTCGTGTCAAGAAAATTACGCTGACGGTGATGAGGAATGATAGGCAAGTAGCGTATTCAGCTTAGGGTCTGCGCTCTTCAAGATCACATGATAATTAACAGCCATGATGATatgatgatgatcatgatgAGATGAGGATGATGGGTGGCGGTGATATGTGACAATCACGAGAAGGGGAGTGCGATTGATATGGGGACCGAATCATAGGACGATTAGAGGCATGTTGTCTGCTGTATGGTTGAGTAGAAATGGAAGGGATCACATTCCATGATGTATCATGGACGGTGGGCATCATGCAAGAGGATGTTTCATGCATGTGCACGTGCATATTGTAGAGCCTTTACTTAATTCGCCGGCACATATTCGGGATTGCCCGCATCATCTCATCATTAGCTTTCCTCATGATGGTGATATGGTCGCGGTCAAGGAGAATGAAGGAGGCCTAACGGCCTATATAGACCTAGTATTACAGCCATGGTGAAGATGAGTATGATAGTTGGTAATGCATGGTATCACCATTTCAAGCGTATTAATTAGCCTCggctttttttattcttttcattcaATCGGTCCAATTGATGATGGCAGCAATGGTGCATGTGGTGGGGCATGTTGGCAGGAAGGTGATATTAGTCGACATAAATGACTTGACAGTGATGGAGATGATGAATATACGATGGTGACAATACAGGTGACAATCATGGTGCGCGCGCACATAGACACACActcagagggagagagagagagagatgtcaaaCACTTAGTCAGCGGTACCTTGAATATGCATGCAAACACCACTACACCAAACGTACCCATTTGTGACACCTTCCAGCCCTTAATCCCACTTGCAACGATATCAAATTCAGACATAAGAACGCCAGTTCCGATATTTTGAGCAGAATTTTACAACTTAAAGGATGTCCTCTTGCTTTAAACAAAGGTTCATTAGCTTTTGACTTTAGCAAATTAATGATGCTAGTGGAAGGATACGAAAGAAACAAAGTTTCGAAATGttgtaaaatggaaaatggAATGAAAAGAGAGAACCAAGAATTTAGTAATGCCAATAATTGTTGACAAAAATCGAACAAGGTTTCGGCAAAACAAATTTACATAtagaattatattttttttcctcccgCATTTTTTCTCTGATTtacatatcttttctttttatcctaTATCGACATTGTTTGTCATGCATTGGGCGTAAGGCGTACACTCCTTGTGGTGCGTCTCATCATTTTGATCAGacacttggaaaaaaaaaggcagataTGCATCGACTGAGGCCCGACACTTTGTGACCCTATTCAGGGTAAGGCAACAGTTTCCCACTAAAAAAGTGGAGGAGGTCGCCGTCTGCCAATGCCGCAAGGTGTCCCCAGCAGCCCAGGACTGCTAGGCCTGCCACTGAGGTGTCTCCAATGGCATCGAGGTGGTAACAACCTCCTCCATCCTTAAACAGGGGGTTTAAGTTAAAGTGGCCTGCCGGCCTGCTCAAAAAAATCTGCATGGTCACCACTGAAGCTTAGGGTTGGGCATCAAACCAAGTATCTATAGGCACTTGGTGTCCTAACCAACTAAGGCCCTATGCAAACTGGCCGAAagcttatttttaatatttttttatttaaatatagacataattatataaaatttgttataattaaatttatttatttatcaaattatatccaaactatatttttttattctaagtGGGCCATGGGTTGCTTTCGGGCCTGAGCCCCACTTATTGTCCAGCCAGCCCGACCTTAGCCTTAGCAACACTGACCCCGCCAGGATTGCTGGCAAGGCCTGCCAGGTATCTCTAGCTTTGTGTAGGGTGGCAATGGCCTCCCCTCTCTTAAAacttacgtttttttttttaaatcatatcGGTTATAAGTAATAGGAGAGCTTCCCCATCTATCTCTCTccccacatatatatatatatataaactgaaatatTCCTCCAGCCATTTTGAACTCCGTCCAACATTCATGTTTCCCGATGCAGTGCATTGGATAAGCCTGATTAAACGCACTGCCATATTGTGAGATATCCACATAAATTTTGTCCAAAGAAGGTTGAAGAAATCCAcgaatcctatatatatatatatatatatatatatatatatatatatatatatatatatatatatatatatatatatatatatatatatatatatatatatatatacacacgagagagagacagagcgagagagccgtatatgaatgaaaaatatCCAAACTAAATGCTGAAAGAGTTATTACAAAGAACCGTATATGCATGAAAACTCTCAAATAAATGCTCAAAGAGTTATTACCTTGCTGGCGTTTGGTACAAGTTTTTGAAGGGCTTTGATCTTCATATTGATCCGATCACGTCTTCTCTGCATCAGGTACGCATTCTCGATATCAGAACCCGGACCATTACtctccaggaaaaaaaaaatagaaaaaacgaaaaattgAGTAATTTCTGCGAAATTGCAGTTACTTAGTGAACAGCGCCAGGCTGATTTGAGTATTTATCTTCATCTTCTGACCTCGAACAGTCGATGTGATCACTTTCCGTTCGAGtaatatttctttcttctcttcatctATATGTATTAATTTCGTGTTGAGAGATAAATTTCTTTTTGTCGCtgatttcttataaaatttgtGGATGTGTTTGTTctcaaaacattttttctcaCTATGGGCCTCGTGAGACGACATATAAATGCCCAAGATCCATCTACCAATGCCTTAGAATGAACAACAAAATCAAGGATGAACTTAtaatcttttcttgtttttgttctcGAGATTTCTCTTCCACAAGTTTGTTATCGTTGTCAAGCAAATCAATATTCTGTTCTTTGATCTTCAATATATATGGGTCTGCGTCATGTGCTCACGCTGTGAAACTTCCATGCAGCATTCCGTGTTATGCAGCATAAAACGATAGAAAGCACATTTGTTATACATCATAAAACGAGAGAAAGTTCTTTGTTAGTTCAGCTTAGATAGAtagaaacagagagagatgCTTGTCTTTTTATCTGAAAGCAGAAAACGCAGTGAGCCAAACTGCCCCACCAATATagtttatgtatgtatgtagcCCTCTTCAGTTGGTAGCACTCACTCCATCTGTAACGGCATCTCTTTGTAGTGAAAAGGAGAATAATTGTTTGAATTAATGCACCTTTTGAATCTGCAggaccatctctctctctctctcttgccccccgcctctgtgtgtgtgtacttTATTTCTAATGGTTATAAGGTGAAATTACAGATCCAAGAAATGCAACTGCAGGCAGAAGAGATTCCTCGGcgaaaaaaaaacaccaaataAGGTTACGGCACTGTTGTTCAGCCCTTCGGGGACGCATGCAAAAGCATTTTTTTCTCACACATGCAAACTCTTGTTGCCTGCCGCTGAGCCATGGTAATTTTGCAAGACAGTGTAAAACACTAAAAACCAAGAGCTTTTCTTTATGCTACGGTAAACATATCGACCTTCAAATCACATAAAGTCATCTGAATCAACAGTAAGTGCCTTACTGACCCTCTCCAGGAGATTATGAACATCTGCAGCCCTGCTGCGCTTGGTGGAGAGAGAAATCGTCTCCTCCTTGTTGttagcttcttcctcttcatggCTCCTCTGAAAATGCATATGTGAACAGATCCCATGTAAGCAAAACAACATTCAATTTAGTAGGCACTTATTGTTTCTGCACTCCCAGTCTAACCAATTACCTTCTTGCTCAATATCGAAGGAAGCTCATAGCCCTTACTAGGGTTTTAACAAAGAGTCAAAGACAAATGGTGCAGGTTTTACCTTCTTCAACGCCACGCCGCAGGAATTCCTCCCCTCTTCCACAGGTTTGGATGAACAATTACCTCCTCCCTGCGGCTTCTGTGCCTGGTCTGTTGACGGCCATACTACCGCCGTCCCTGTGCCGTCTCCCATCAGCGTTTTGCTGGCTTGCCAGCCGGCAACCGACTTCTTACTCTCACTCTCACTGTAGTTGTTGACCTCCCCAAGTGCCTGATTCTCATGATAGTGATCAGGCCATGGCCGTTTCTCATACAGCAACAAATCATCAGTACTCACCACACTAGTTGATGCGACAACTGATGACATGTTTGCTGGCTTCTGATGTCTTACAAGGCCTTGGAGCTGTGATCTACTCGTCCTTAGGCAATCGTGGCAGGTGGCTTGGTGCACCACAGATTCAAGAGTGCCACTGTTGCTGTCCCAAGTAGATCGACTCGCTCCCGCTGTCCTAGTTGGTGAATTACTACTGCCAAGCCCGTGCATGGCAAGATGCCCATTCTCCCATGTCAATTCGGCCACATCAGAGGTGGATCTGCCCGGATTGTTGCAGAAAAATCAAATAGAGATGTCATACAAGCTGATCAATATGTAGATGTTgagaattttatgaaaattcacATACATGCGAACCAAATATTGCTTTTTAGGCCAATTAAGAAATATAAGACTAAAAAATACATTGGTCCGAGCCTCCTACCAATagtagaaagaaaaactgaTAAATCAGAAAGAGCTCTAACTATGTAGCGATTTATGGTGATTTTGGAAACGAGTATTAATGATGCTAAACATGCTGACGTAATCTGCATGATTGAAAACATTACTGTTCATGCTTGAATCAGTCTTGTTTGGTTGGTTGTCTGCAATCACTTGtaacataaaattttctaaattttgaatcattAAAGGCCTatttaagcataaaaaagaACCAGTTAATTAGCAATCCATCCCAACACCTTGAGCAATGCAGATTACATCGCCATaccagattttgagaaaaaacatgaaaaactgaaaGCTCCAATATGATTTCATGCACAATCTTTACCGCAAAATACGTGGCATCTGATTCGtagtttcttctttctcccttaCCAAACAAGGAAGTCAGCCATAATACACCAAACATGGGTTTTTCTACATGTTTGAGATGAACAAAAAAAGCTTGAAGGACACGCAGAAGCTATGTTAGACTAGTTTACTCACAAAGTATGACTTGGATCAAAGGTCGATAAGAAGGGCTTCATCATCAATCGACcacttgctttcttcttttcactactttcttcttttttgccgtcttcttcttcttcttcttcttcttcttcttcttcttcttcttcttttgatgatGATATAACAGAATGTATTCTAGTGACCAGATCCTTGTCACATATAAGAAGTGCCATAAGATGAcaatatgaaatatatatatatatatataagcaacaAATTGTTGTGGGCATAAATAGGGATTTTTGGTTTCCTTCTACCCATAGGCAAATAGATCTTAACGTGGAGATTCAGTACTTGTCAACATTTCTCTGTGAAGGAATTGTCAATTCTTAGTGGATGACTCAGCACCTATGAAGATCTGATCTGGGGAT harbors:
- the LOC116257116 gene encoding transcription factor UNE10-like produces the protein MMKPFLSTFDPSHTLSTSDVAELTWENGHLAMHGLGSSNSPTRTAGASRSTWDSNSGTLESVVHQATCHDCLRTSRSQLQGLVRHQKPANMSSVVASTSVVSTDDLLLYEKRPWPDHYHENQALGEVNNYSESESKKSVAGWQASKTLMGDGTGTAVVWPSTDQAQKPQGGGNCSSKPVEEGRNSCGVALKKRSHEEEEANNKEETISLSTKRSRAADVHNLLERRRRDRINMKIKALQKLVPNASKTDKASMLDEVIDYLKQLKSQLHMMNQRAIPCTPGMMTPSMTMQQQLPLMGHMMGIMGMGMPMPLMDMVPVGLPPVPPLAGLMPPPATPPFIAPPQAVVASAPSLVNQDSILSSTSSPPGDPYYALLAQSMNFHYYNKMATFYQQLQQSTNATRSSQNRNP